CAATGTGGTATATGAGAATCCAGGGAAGGAGCTCGAAAGGGCGTATGGTACGTGGTTACGGGCACCAAATAAggtgaaaattaaaaaattccgGCTACCGGTTAAGAAATGCAGGTGGTGGCAGTAGATGGGAAGAACAAGGTGAAAATTCAAAAATTTCGGCTACCGGTAATGACATGGAGGATGATGCTGCGAGTTTTAAGGAAAATCAAATTTCTGTTACACAGAATCTGGAGGATAATGGCAGGTTTACAGTAACAACAAGAAATCAGGAAGGAAAAGATATTGATGGGCACAATATGATTGAAACAAATCTGCATGGGGAGAAAAATAAGGGCGGAAACTATATTTTAGATACTAAAAGGCATCGTATGAAAAATGAAATAAGCTTGGAGGAAAATGGGCCAACAAATATGCAGACCGATGGGCTGGGTCAGACTACAAATAATGAAGATGTACACTCGTGCCAAAAAACTTGAATGTGGCGGGCTCTGGCAACCAGGCCCGCCTAGGATTATGAGCATATTAGCGTGAAACTGTCGTGGAATGGGTAATCCACGAGCAGTTTAATTTTTGAGAGAAATAATCTCAAAACATAAACCCAATGTAGTTTTCCTATCAGAAACTTTAGTAAAAGGAAATAAAATTGCAGCTGTTTGTAAGTCGATACACTTTGCAGGATTCTTTACTTTTGAACCGCAAAGACATGGGGGAGGATTAGCGATTATGTGGAGAAATACAGGAGTTGTTGAAATAAAAAATAGTAGTAGTAATTTTGTGGATTTTGAAGTAAAGTGTGACCAGCTTGGTCGATGGAGGTATACGGGTTTTTACGGGTACCCTGAAAGAGAAAGACGACATGAGTCATGGAACTTACTTCATGGTTTAGCTTCGCAATCACAATTTCTAGGGGTTTGCATTCGGTTAACCGAAACCGAAATCGAATTTTTTTCCGGTTAACCGAAACCGAAATTGTGGAAAAACCGCTaccgaaaaccgaaccgaattgTATTCGGTTTTAAACCGAAACCGAACTAATATTTTGGTTATAACCGGAAACCGGATTTTAAAACCGAACTTAAtaaaaaaaatccagaaaattagtaATTGCAAAAAAAGATACATAAATAAAGTTTGGTATTTGATTTACACAATTTCAAGTTAAATCTGTATATTGGATTTACTAGCTAAATAACCAACGAACTTGGAGTTATGCTCCAAGCTGTGCTCTGGTAACAGAAAGATATTAAGAGATTAACGATATGACTATCGCCTTATCAGAGAATTGCCGGTCCTTGTGTTAAAAAGAAACAAAACTTTCTGCTCTTACTAGAAAATTTTAGTGTTGATCAACTTTACTAGGCTTTTAGTTTACGACATGCATTTGTTCTCTTCCCAAGTTATTTGATACTAATGATTATAAACTATAATCAGGATTCAGGGCTCTCTGTCCAAGTTGAATCAATCTTGACATATTTACACCAGCTAACAATAACCTTTCTCTGTCAAAACAGTAGAGCACAATTCCAAACTATGAAAACAGCCATACAGATGTATCAGATAATTCAGAGATTCAGATTTCAAAACTGAAGAGTGAAGAGTGAACTGAAGACTGAAGTCTGAAGTAGTGAAGTGACGGAGATTCAGATTTCAGATAACTGATATATGTATCAATATTAtgtttatatataattatattttaaaatataatattttgtACACTGTATAGTAATTCGGTTAATTAATCGGTTTTTCGGTTAACCACGGTTAAAAACCGAATTACCGAAAAACTGAATTTTAGGAATTCTACTaccgaaaaccgaaccgaattttacaatttggttaaccgaaccgaaattaTTTTGGttattcggttcggttttcggtTAACCGAACCGAATGCGCACCCCTAACAATTGCCATGGTGTGTACTAGGAGATTTCAACGATATGGTGTACAGTTTCAAAAAATTGGGAGGGAGACCACACTCAAGAAGGTTATTGGAAGGTTTTAGTTATACTGTACTAGAGTGTAGGTTGGAGGACCTTGGTTTTGTTGGGTGCGAGTTTACATGGGAAAAATTTAGAGTAACGCCAAATTGGATACAGGAACGGCTTGATCGAGGATTTGCAAATCAGAGGTTTAGAAATTTATTTCCAAATGCGGTGGTCCATGTTCTTGAGGTATCTACTTCAGATCACTTGCCATTGCTTTTGAATCTAAATATGCAAGTTTATATGCCAAAAGCTAAAAGATTCTGTTTCGAAAATATCTGGGTTCGGGAAAGTGAATGTTTAAATCTAGTACGAGACAACTGGAATGTGAACGGGAATGAGAGTATAATGGAGAAAATAGAGTACGTGTGTCTCAAGTTAGAAGAATGGGGAGGAGGAAAAGTGAAGGAGATGGAAAGTGACTGTTTAAATCTAGTACGAGACATCTGGAATGTGAACGGGAATGAGAGTATAATGGAGAAAATAGAGTACGTGTGTCTCAAGTTAGAAGAATGAGGAGGAGGAAAAGTGAAGGAGATGAATAATAAAATCAAGAATTGCAGATGGGTTATGAGGAAGTTTAGGTCGAGGAGGGACAGTGTTGGGGTGCAGAAGTATAATGAAGCCAGAATCGAGTTTCTGAAATTGCTGGAGAGACAAGAAATTTACTGGAAGCAGAGGTCAAAGcaattctggttaagagaaggAGACCAGAATACCATATTTTTCCATAATTTTACGACGGGAAGAAAGAAGAATAACCAATTGACGAGATTGAAAGATAAACACGGGGAATGGGTAGATAATGTTCAAGGCATACATGAGATTATTACTGATTATTTCTCGGATATTTTTCGATCACC
The sequence above is drawn from the Apium graveolens cultivar Ventura chromosome 2, ASM990537v1, whole genome shotgun sequence genome and encodes:
- the LOC141699666 gene encoding uncharacterized protein LOC141699666; the encoded protein is MVYSFKKLGGRPHSRRLLEGFSYTVLECRLEDLGFVGCEFTWEKFRVTPNWIQERLDRGFANQRFRNLFPNAVVHVLEVSTSDHLPLLLNLNMQVYMPKAKRFCFENIWVRESECLNLVRDNWNVNGNESIMEKIEYVCLKLEEWGGGKVKEMESDCLNLVRDIWNVNGNESIMEKIEYVCLKLEE